Proteins encoded together in one Planctomyces sp. SH-PL14 window:
- a CDS encoding TrmH family RNA methyltransferase produces the protein MVGGKKTRSRGKGLMGSHQRCWLWGRNVVLELLRAGRWQPHEVLVAERAGDEASRETVQVCETRGIPVVPSRDDDLRRLTGAEDHQGLAARMPPYPYLTTAELLRDWDRTRPLVILDRIQDPFNFGAIVRCGEVLGVGGMVVGETSQADVSAQMVRSSAGAVHHVPLARTSSLAAFLSELRSERVTVIGASEKGSLAPDRLPRGTAVGLVIGNEGRGLAPEILALCDECVSIPQVGRVNSLNAAVAAGILLYELAKGTSDGRV, from the coding sequence ATGGTCGGCGGAAAGAAGACACGGAGCCGCGGAAAGGGGCTGATGGGGAGCCATCAGCGATGCTGGCTCTGGGGCCGGAACGTCGTCCTCGAGCTGTTGCGGGCCGGCCGCTGGCAGCCGCATGAAGTCCTCGTCGCCGAGCGGGCGGGAGACGAGGCGAGCCGAGAGACGGTTCAGGTCTGCGAAACCCGCGGCATCCCGGTCGTCCCCAGCCGCGACGACGATCTTCGCCGCCTGACCGGCGCGGAAGACCATCAGGGGCTCGCGGCCCGCATGCCTCCCTATCCCTACCTGACGACCGCGGAGCTGCTGCGGGACTGGGACCGGACGCGGCCGCTCGTGATCCTTGACCGGATCCAGGACCCGTTCAACTTCGGCGCGATCGTCCGCTGCGGGGAAGTCCTCGGTGTCGGGGGAATGGTCGTGGGGGAAACGAGCCAGGCGGATGTCTCGGCCCAGATGGTCCGCAGTTCCGCCGGCGCGGTCCACCACGTTCCGCTCGCCCGGACGTCGTCGCTTGCCGCCTTCCTCTCGGAGCTGCGTTCAGAGCGCGTGACCGTCATCGGGGCGAGCGAAAAGGGGTCGCTGGCCCCGGACCGCCTGCCGCGCGGGACCGCGGTGGGCCTGGTCATCGGGAACGAAGGGCGGGGGCTGGCGCCGGAGATCCTGGCGCTGTGCGACGAGTGCGTGTCGATTCCGCAGGTCGGCCGGGTCAATTCGCTGAATGCGGCGGTCGCGGCGGGGATTCTCCTGTATGAGCTGGCGAAGGGAACGTCCGACGGAAGAGTCTGA
- a CDS encoding tetratricopeptide repeat protein, producing the protein MKADGNPLAQNELGRRLTTWSERIEPHTNKILAGLLAITVGVVLVMVLRRAGAANTAKVWTEFYECRTAADYETFVEDFPASPATSWARVEAARQRMIDGYRLSLTNRSDSVKGLKKAQEHFRAALQGDAPPEIRERALAGLAMAEEALCSGDTKPVVEGYKKLLQEFPETYYKKWAEHRIELLGKPETGEFYAWYAKQDPKPTDRPAPQDGRPIIPGIPGGGDLPKLDDIFSSDLMKELKEPVKPDSSKPEAPKTEAPKPGEEPKADAPKADAPKTDAPKTDAPKTEGDKPAAAPELPKPEKTDASPATPPKGEEKPAEPATDAKKE; encoded by the coding sequence ATGAAAGCCGACGGTAACCCTCTCGCCCAGAACGAACTCGGTCGCAGGCTGACAACCTGGAGCGAGCGGATTGAGCCGCACACGAACAAGATCCTCGCGGGCCTGCTGGCGATCACGGTCGGCGTGGTGCTGGTGATGGTGCTCCGCAGGGCCGGGGCCGCCAACACCGCCAAGGTCTGGACCGAGTTCTACGAGTGCCGCACCGCAGCGGACTACGAGACGTTCGTCGAGGACTTCCCCGCCAGCCCGGCGACCTCCTGGGCCCGCGTCGAAGCGGCCCGGCAGCGGATGATCGACGGCTACCGGCTGTCTCTGACGAACCGGTCGGATAGCGTCAAGGGGCTCAAGAAGGCTCAGGAGCATTTCCGGGCCGCCCTTCAGGGGGATGCTCCTCCGGAGATCCGGGAGCGGGCGCTGGCCGGTCTGGCGATGGCCGAGGAAGCCCTGTGCAGCGGCGACACCAAGCCGGTCGTCGAAGGGTACAAGAAGCTCCTCCAGGAGTTCCCTGAGACGTACTACAAGAAGTGGGCGGAGCACCGCATCGAACTGTTGGGGAAGCCGGAGACGGGCGAGTTCTATGCCTGGTACGCCAAGCAGGACCCCAAGCCGACCGACCGCCCTGCCCCGCAGGATGGGCGCCCCATCATTCCGGGCATCCCGGGCGGCGGCGATCTGCCGAAGCTGGATGACATCTTCAGCTCCGACCTGATGAAGGAACTCAAGGAGCCGGTCAAGCCAGACTCTTCGAAGCCCGAAGCTCCCAAGACCGAGGCGCCGAAGCCCGGTGAAGAGCCGAAGGCGGATGCACCGAAGGCCGACGCTCCGAAAACGGATGCTCCCAAGACCGACGCTCCGAAAACGGAAGGGGACAAGCCGGCCGCCGCTCCCGAACTCCCGAAGCCGGAGAAGACCGACGCCTCCCCGGCGACGCCGCCGAAGGGCGAGGAGAAGCCGGCCGAACCCGCTACGGACGCGAAGAAGGAATAG
- a CDS encoding ArnT family glycosyltransferase gives MKTDSSPPSPPDPVPLPPSSFSSGNNRRWEIAIVLVALVIRLALAWGLQGYLDRLPGRQFLIEGDASGYWELAHKIVQGEPYAIYHPPRAVLRMPGFPALLAVSIWLFGGSLFAARIVLSLVATLAVWLTIRLGRTLVSPRCGLIAGGLAAVSPVLAGFGVEVLTETAFAATLLANLWALAAFIRRDPSVPTSVVREAVWGLLIGGLVALACYMRPSWLLAAPAMSVALVLLRAPRVRSLVPAAAILVGCGLALHPWAMRNQRLTGHYIPTTLWMGASLYDGLNPQATGDSEMSFFDRENLPGRMSEYDVDQEYRHRAWQFARENPGRTVWLAWEKLLRYWKPWPNAQQFDRWYLKLAVAGWFVPVLFLALRGAWLRRRDFWLLLIAGGPVLYFCALHLLFVSSLRYRLPAEYPLLVLSAIGLPGAAGERRTPGLTA, from the coding sequence GTGAAGACCGATTCCTCTCCGCCGAGCCCGCCTGATCCGGTCCCGTTGCCGCCGTCTTCGTTCTCCTCGGGGAACAACAGGCGGTGGGAGATCGCGATCGTTCTCGTCGCGCTCGTGATTCGCCTCGCCCTCGCCTGGGGGCTCCAGGGCTATCTCGACCGCCTTCCCGGGCGGCAGTTCCTGATCGAGGGGGACGCCAGCGGTTACTGGGAACTCGCACACAAGATCGTCCAGGGCGAGCCGTACGCCATCTACCACCCGCCGCGGGCCGTGCTGCGGATGCCCGGCTTTCCGGCCCTCCTGGCGGTTTCGATCTGGCTCTTCGGCGGCAGCCTGTTTGCCGCCCGGATCGTGCTGTCGCTCGTGGCGACGCTGGCGGTCTGGCTGACGATCCGTCTCGGCCGGACGCTCGTCTCGCCCCGCTGCGGACTCATCGCCGGCGGGCTGGCGGCGGTTTCCCCTGTCCTGGCGGGATTCGGGGTCGAGGTCCTGACCGAGACCGCCTTCGCCGCGACGCTGCTTGCCAACCTGTGGGCGCTGGCGGCGTTCATCCGTCGCGACCCCTCGGTGCCGACGAGTGTTGTTCGCGAGGCGGTCTGGGGCCTGCTGATCGGCGGCCTCGTGGCCCTCGCCTGTTACATGCGGCCGAGCTGGCTGCTGGCGGCTCCGGCGATGTCGGTCGCGCTCGTCCTCCTGCGGGCGCCGCGCGTCCGTTCCCTCGTCCCGGCGGCGGCGATCCTCGTCGGCTGCGGGCTCGCGCTGCATCCGTGGGCCATGCGGAATCAGCGGCTCACGGGGCACTACATCCCGACGACGCTCTGGATGGGGGCGAGCCTCTACGACGGCCTCAACCCGCAGGCGACCGGCGACAGCGAAATGAGCTTCTTCGACCGCGAGAACCTGCCCGGCCGGATGAGCGAGTACGACGTCGACCAGGAGTACCGCCACCGGGCGTGGCAGTTCGCCCGCGAGAACCCCGGCCGGACCGTGTGGCTGGCCTGGGAGAAGCTCCTGCGATACTGGAAGCCCTGGCCCAATGCGCAGCAGTTCGACCGCTGGTACCTCAAGCTGGCGGTGGCGGGCTGGTTCGTCCCGGTCCTCTTCCTGGCTCTCCGCGGCGCCTGGCTCCGGCGGCGCGACTTCTGGCTGCTGCTGATTGCGGGGGGGCCGGTGCTCTACTTCTGCGCCCTGCACCTGCTCTTCGTCAGTTCGTTGCGATACCGGCTTCCTGCGGAATATCCCCTGCTCGTTCTGTCGGCGATCGGCCTCCCCGGGGCCGCGGGGGAGCGTCGGACACCCGGTCTGACGGCCTGA
- a CDS encoding GGDEF domain-containing protein has protein sequence MPDPSLQRREWSPIVWVTLPLIPVTTCLIGTVCGASTAAVALCLPQVAIGAWVWGWIWGLVLSLLSYAGWFLPVLAGKVPVSAVDHDSAIICAAVAAAFGMTVARLRQSFEEAYAIAGTDPLTGLLNRNSFYDRIRSEANRGGRNGVTVTIAFIDCDNFKAFNDTRGHVAGDELLMTVAQILKGSVRSYDAVSRMGGDEFAILFPELPAEAADATVARVHSRLKAVAYTRSWNVSFSIGAVVFPQPGHAALMLDLADAEMYAVKKAGKDHYRVLILPDSNIPSVDRPEGHVRPSDRVSDAPPRPRGGRSPTERAGDIPQEAGIATN, from the coding sequence ATGCCGGATCCCTCTCTGCAACGCCGCGAGTGGTCCCCCATCGTCTGGGTCACGCTGCCGCTGATCCCGGTCACGACGTGTCTGATTGGAACCGTCTGCGGCGCGTCGACGGCCGCCGTGGCACTCTGTCTGCCGCAGGTCGCCATCGGGGCGTGGGTGTGGGGCTGGATCTGGGGGCTCGTCCTTTCGCTCCTCTCCTACGCCGGCTGGTTTCTGCCGGTCCTCGCCGGCAAAGTTCCCGTGAGCGCCGTCGACCACGATTCGGCGATCATCTGCGCCGCCGTCGCCGCCGCCTTCGGCATGACGGTCGCCCGGCTGCGGCAGAGCTTTGAAGAGGCGTACGCCATCGCCGGGACCGACCCGCTCACGGGGCTCCTCAACCGGAACTCCTTCTACGACCGCATCCGCTCCGAGGCGAACCGCGGCGGACGGAATGGCGTAACGGTGACGATCGCCTTCATCGACTGCGACAACTTCAAGGCCTTCAACGACACCCGCGGCCACGTTGCCGGCGACGAACTCCTGATGACCGTCGCCCAGATCCTCAAAGGCTCCGTCCGCAGCTACGACGCCGTCAGCCGGATGGGGGGGGACGAGTTCGCGATCCTGTTCCCCGAACTGCCGGCCGAGGCGGCGGATGCCACGGTCGCCCGGGTCCACAGCCGCCTCAAGGCGGTCGCCTACACCCGGAGCTGGAACGTCAGCTTCAGCATCGGGGCGGTCGTCTTTCCGCAGCCGGGGCACGCGGCCCTGATGCTCGATCTGGCCGACGCCGAGATGTATGCCGTCAAGAAGGCGGGGAAGGACCATTACCGGGTCCTGATCCTGCCCGATTCGAACATCCCCTCCGTCGACCGGCCCGAGGGGCACGTCAGGCCGTCAGACCGGGTGTCCGACGCTCCCCCGCGGCCCCGGGGAGGCCGATCGCCGACAGAACGAGCAGGGGATATTCCGCAGGAAGCCGGTATCGCAACGAACTGA